One segment of Sus scrofa isolate TJ Tabasco breed Duroc unplaced genomic scaffold, Sscrofa11.1 Contig702, whole genome shotgun sequence DNA contains the following:
- the LOC110259059 gene encoding transcription initiation factor TFIID subunit 11-like translates to MDKASASSWDQGGDPGLAAETAAGPSGPRAARGGERPADRPQELMRAPEEEADTGRGPPAAKRLKRDTEGQRPRNPRVDEEEAQKMRTLVAFVRWRSRNYTKYFTVYLSPMKVLIFSSWWSW, encoded by the coding sequence ATGGACAAGGCCAGCGCGTCGAGCTGGGACCAAGGGGGCGACCCAGGTCTGGCGGCAGAGACGGCAGCCGGGCCCTCGGGCCCCCGGGCGGCCCGCGGCGGTGAGCGGCCCGCGGACCGCCCGCAGGAGCTGATGCGCGCCCCTGAAGAGGAGGCGGACACAGGCCGCGGGCCTCCTGCAGCCAAAAGGCTGAAAAGGGACACCGAGGGCCAGAGACCGAGGAACCCCCGAGTGGATGAAGAGGAGGCCCAGAAGATGCGAACCCTCGTGGCTTTCGTGCGCTGGCGGAGTAGGAACTATACCAAATATTTCACAGTTTATCTTTCTCCTATGAAAGTATTAATCTTCTCATCATGGTGGTCTTGGTAA